A single Candoia aspera isolate rCanAsp1 chromosome 5, rCanAsp1.hap2, whole genome shotgun sequence DNA region contains:
- the UBL3 gene encoding ubiquitin-like protein 3: protein MSSSVPSDMINLRLILVSGKTKEFLFSPNDSAADIAKHVYDNWPMDWEEEQVSSPNILRLIYQGRFLHGNVTLGALKLPFGKTTVMHLVARETLPEPNSQGQRNREKTGESNCCVIL from the exons ATAAATTTGCGCCTCATTTTGGTAAGTGGAAAAACGAAAGAGTTCTTGTTCTCACCAAATGATTCAGCAGCAGACATTGCAAAACATGTATATGACAACTGGCCAATGG attgggaagaagaacaagtgagcAGTCCAAATATTCTGAGACTTATTTATCAAGGAAGATTTCTACATGGCAATGTCACACTAGGAG cATTAAAACTGCCTTTTGGCAAAACAACAGTGATGCATTTGGTGGCTAGAGAAACATTGCCAGAGCCAAACTCTCAAG GGCAGAGAAATCGTGAAAAAACTGGAGAGAGCAACTGCTGTGTGATCCTGTAG